In one window of Parcubacteria group bacterium DNA:
- the rpsJ gene encoding 30S ribosomal protein S10, giving the protein MAKQEDAAVRMRIKIKAYDSKVIDKSAKQIVETAVRTGSQVSGPVPLPTHIKKVTVNKSTFVHKDAREQYEMRTHKRLIDIINPSPKTVEDLTNLDLPAGVSIEVKM; this is encoded by the coding sequence ATGGCGAAGCAAGAAGACGCAGCAGTGCGTATGCGTATCAAAATTAAAGCATACGACAGCAAAGTAATAGATAAGTCTGCGAAACAAATAGTGGAAACAGCGGTCAGGACAGGGTCACAAGTATCCGGTCCGGTGCCATTGCCCACTCACATTAAAAAGGTAACTGTGAACAAATCTACTTTTGTGCATAAGGATGCGCGAGAGCAATATGAGATGCGTACACATAAGAGACTCATTGATATCATCAATCCGTCACCAAAGACTGTTGAAGATCTGACAAATCTCGATCTTCCTGCCGGTGTAAGTATTGAGGTTAAGATGTAG